Part of the Wolbachia endosymbiont of Ctenocephalides felis wCfeJ genome, ATTTGCTTGCAGATATTGCTCACTATGCAGGGCTTATTGCAGCGGGTGAATACCCGTCTCCTGCTGAGTATGCACATGTTATAACCTCCACAACTCACAAAACTCTGCGTGGTCCTCGTGGTGGGGTGATAATAACAAATGATGAAGCGCTGCATAAAAAAATTCAGTCTGCAGTTTTTCCAGGATTGCAAGGCGGGCCGCTTATGCATGTGATAGCTGCAAAAGCTGTTGCATTTAAAGAGGCATTGGCGCCAGAGTTTAAGGTTTATAGCAAAAAAGTTGTTGAGAATGCGAAAGTCCTAGCTCAAGCCCTGCAGGAGTATGGGCTAAACATTATAACCGGTGGTACTGACTCTCACATAGTGCTAATTGACCTAAGGCCACAAAAATTGACTGGAAAAGACGTTGTAGATAGCCTTGAGAGGGCTGGTATCACCTGCAATAAAAACTCTGTGCCATTTGACGTGGAAAAGCCAACCATTACTTCAGGGCTACGTTTTGGCACCGCTGCAGAGACAACACGCGGGCTTGAAGCAAAAAATTTTAAAGAAATAGCTGGCCTAATAAATGAAGTGGTTCAGGGATTAATTAACAGAAATAGCTTGAGTGTTGAAAGGGCAGTGAAAAATAAAGTTGAAAAGATTTGTAACGATTTTCCTATTTATTAGTTTATGATATCATGCAAGTAGTAAGTCTAATGATGTCATCGAAGTAGCAAGCACTGGGGCCCACAACCCTGTCATTCCAGCGCGTGACGCACGACTGTATGAACATTGTGATTTGAGCCTACTACTAGGGTGTCATGCCAGTGCTTGACACTGGCATCCAGAAATTTTATTAAGTTGGTGAGTATAAAAGTAGCTGTTTTATGTTAAAATACGACGTTTTTGGTGATTATGGAGATGCTGGATCCCAGTGTCGGAGCACTGGGATGACAACGTTGGAGCCACTGGAATGACACAATAAGCCCTGTCATTCCAGCGTGTAACGCTGATCCACTTTATAATGATGTCATTCCAGTGCTTGACACTGGAATCCAGTAAATTTATTTACTATATATGAAAAGTTATTATGTTTATATACTCACAAGTGAGCGCAATGGAACCCTATATATAGGTATAACATCAAATTTGATTAAACGAATTTGGGAACACAAAAACAAGGTCGTCTCTAGTTTCACATCAAAGTACAATGTTTGTAAATTGGTCTATTATGAGGAGTTTCAAGACGTAAATTTAGCAATTAGTAGGGAAAAACTCCTAAAAAGCTGGCAGAGAAAATGGAAAATAAACTTAATTGAACAAACAAATCAAGAATGGAAGGATTTATATGATGAAATCATATAATTAATGCTGGATCCCAGTGTCGAGGCACTGGGATGACATCATTATGCTACTTGGATGACATAGTTGGGCTATTCAGATAACATCCACAGCCCTGTTATTCCAGCGCGTGACGCTGGAATCCAGTGAAAAAAAGAATGGATCCCAGTGCGTGACACTGGGAACTAACGAGGGTTTTGGTCTTAAGAAAATCGAGATTCCAGCGTGTGGCGCTGGAATGACAAGCTGGAGTGACATGTGGAGTGTCATCCAAGCAGTGAATCCGAAAATGAAATGTGCCAATTAAGTGGTTCATTTTGATTACTTGGCATATCATAATGTGTTTCTGACCCTACTGCTCTCACAGCTTCTTTAAATCCTGCGTCTTTAATAGCAGCTTCCATTTTGATAGCTTCCTTAAAATCTGGGGTCCCTGCCAATTTAGTTGTTAGTTTTCCTAGGAGCGTTCCATCCTGTGCTAAAGCATTCTGGAAAGTTGAATCTTTTGTAATTTCTTCCTTTAATTTATTTAATTTGGTTGAATCTTGAACTAGTTCAGTAGCTACGTTTTCGACTAATGGAGTATCTCCTTTTGGTCCTTTCATGCCTTTAGCTCCTAGGAACTCTTTTGCTGATTGGCTATTACCATACACTTTATCATTCTCATTATCAAGAAATGTTCCTAATTTTTCCACTAAGATAGATTTATTATCAGCACCTTTTGCACCGAGTATTGCTTCTACAACAGGTTTTTCAGCAGCTTTAGTTTTGAGGTCTGATTCCTT contains:
- a CDS encoding GIY-YIG nuclease family protein; the encoded protein is MKSYYVYILTSERNGTLYIGITSNLIKRIWEHKNKVVSSFTSKYNVCKLVYYEEFQDVNLAISREKLLKSWQRKWKINLIEQTNQEWKDLYDEII
- the glyA gene encoding serine hydroxymethyltransferase — translated: MTSVSEKVCSPKNDLKSFDNEIYQSIEKEFQRQRSQLQLIASENFASRAVMEAQGSFLTNKYAEGYPGKRYYCGCEYVDEIENFAIERLCRLFGVKFANVQPHSGSQANQAVFASLLTPGDTILGLSLSCGGHLTHGAAPSLSGKWFKSIQYTVDKDTYLLDMDEVEKLALEHKPKLIIAGASAYPRKMDFKRFREIADKVGAYLLADIAHYAGLIAAGEYPSPAEYAHVITSTTHKTLRGPRGGVIITNDEALHKKIQSAVFPGLQGGPLMHVIAAKAVAFKEALAPEFKVYSKKVVENAKVLAQALQEYGLNIITGGTDSHIVLIDLRPQKLTGKDVVDSLERAGITCNKNSVPFDVEKPTITSGLRFGTAAETTRGLEAKNFKEIAGLINEVVQGLINRNSLSVERAVKNKVEKICNDFPIY